One genomic window of Methanosalsum zhilinae DSM 4017 includes the following:
- a CDS encoding ORC1-type DNA replication protein has product MGKDILLWDETIFRNPEILEIDHIPEKFAHRDTQLQSLGYSLMPAARNIRPVNCLLSGPPGTGKTTAALKIFNEMKEHTNNIFFVKVNCQIDSTRFAVASRIFKNVFQISPPASGVSFRKLFEKIMDKLVQDEKTLIVALDDINYLFYEGHADHLMYSLLRAHEQYPGARIGVVVIISETGKLYQFDQKVSSVFLPEEIYFPRYNFEELQDIISNRINYAFFENVVSDEVRDLIVQYVDDTGDLRIGIDLLKRAGLNAERRADRKIIIEDVKQAYEKSRLVHLCRNIRSLTSEEKLLLGMVSQKDQTPAGELYSLFHEKTGLGYTRFYEIINKLDSLQYVDTNFSGKGNRGRTRFIRSRYPSADVLKCIEK; this is encoded by the coding sequence ATGGGTAAAGATATTCTTCTCTGGGACGAAACAATATTCAGGAATCCTGAAATACTTGAAATAGATCACATCCCGGAAAAATTTGCACACCGTGATACTCAGCTACAGTCACTGGGATACAGCCTGATGCCTGCTGCCAGAAATATCAGGCCGGTAAATTGCCTTTTGAGTGGGCCGCCGGGCACGGGTAAGACAACTGCTGCATTAAAGATATTTAATGAAATGAAGGAGCATACAAATAACATATTTTTTGTCAAGGTAAATTGCCAGATCGATTCCACCAGATTCGCAGTTGCATCAAGAATATTTAAAAATGTATTTCAGATATCTCCTCCAGCATCAGGTGTCTCTTTCAGGAAATTATTTGAAAAAATCATGGATAAACTTGTTCAGGATGAAAAAACACTAATTGTAGCCCTTGACGACATTAATTATCTTTTCTATGAAGGACATGCTGATCATCTGATGTATTCGCTTCTAAGAGCTCATGAGCAGTATCCTGGAGCCCGGATCGGGGTTGTTGTTATTATCAGTGAAACAGGAAAACTTTACCAGTTTGATCAGAAAGTAAGTTCGGTTTTTCTTCCGGAAGAAATCTATTTCCCAAGATACAATTTTGAAGAACTTCAGGATATAATTTCAAACAGAATTAACTATGCCTTTTTTGAGAATGTGGTATCTGATGAGGTAAGAGACCTCATTGTTCAATATGTTGATGACACAGGTGATCTTCGAATTGGAATCGATCTGCTCAAAAGAGCAGGTCTAAATGCTGAGAGAAGGGCAGATCGAAAAATTATTATTGAAGACGTGAAACAGGCCTATGAAAAATCCCGGCTTGTTCATCTTTGCAGAAATATCAGGTCACTTACATCTGAAGAGAAATTGTTACTTGGGATGGTATCACAAAAAGACCAAACTCCGGCTGGAGAGCTGTACAGTCTGTTCCATGAAAAGACCGGGCTTGGATATACTCGTTTCTATGAGATAATCAATAAACTGGATTCGCTTCAGTATGTTGATACGAATTTTTCAGGAAAAGGCAATCGTGGCAGAACAAGGTTCATCAGATCTCGCTACCCATCTGCAGATGTTTTAAAGTGTATTGAAAAATAG
- the fdhD gene encoding formate dehydrogenase accessory sulfurtransferase FdhD, whose amino-acid sequence MDQKEIDVYATRFSSLDIKRNGSISAAEYLVAKESSFDLKVNNVNIASLIASPSQLRELGVGYVVCEGIASFDEITDISLNGMEIEIQVTSEDDLELWKELRSSGCIGVKWNLNEEISVNSSEIFTHEAIFSGLNYLESDIYRLTKGTHLAALIDSKGKVVAQSVDIGRHNAIDKVVGHAFIKNIDLSKVYLFSTGRQSAGMVMKASRAGIPLIATKSAPFDSGIEASVRTGLCLVGFVSQSCMSVFSNVYRIDPRSYNSKELHNKKIYNQSVNIDSCQSDK is encoded by the coding sequence ATGGACCAGAAAGAAATTGATGTATACGCAACCAGATTCAGTTCTCTTGATATCAAAAGAAATGGTTCTATATCTGCAGCAGAATATCTGGTTGCAAAGGAGTCTTCATTTGATCTGAAAGTGAACAATGTAAATATTGCGTCTCTTATTGCATCCCCGTCCCAGCTAAGAGAGCTGGGCGTTGGATATGTTGTCTGTGAAGGAATTGCTTCTTTTGATGAGATCACTGATATATCACTAAATGGAATGGAAATTGAAATTCAGGTTACCAGTGAAGACGATCTTGAACTATGGAAGGAACTTCGCTCATCAGGATGCATTGGTGTTAAATGGAACCTTAATGAAGAAATATCTGTTAATTCGAGTGAGATATTCACTCATGAAGCAATCTTCTCAGGACTGAACTATCTGGAATCTGATATATATCGCCTTACAAAAGGAACTCATCTTGCTGCATTGATAGATAGTAAAGGGAAGGTGGTTGCACAATCTGTGGATATTGGAAGACACAATGCGATAGATAAAGTAGTGGGTCATGCATTTATTAAAAACATTGACCTCTCAAAGGTCTATCTTTTCTCAACAGGGAGGCAATCTGCAGGAATGGTAATGAAAGCTTCTCGTGCAGGAATTCCTCTAATTGCCACAAAATCAGCACCTTTTGACAGTGGAATAGAAGCATCTGTTAGAACGGGTCTATGTCTTGTTGGCTTTGTTTCACAAAGTTGTATGAGTGTGTTTTCAAATGTTTACAGGATAGATCCTCGCAGCTATAATAGTAAAGAATTACATAATAAAAAAATTTATAATCAATCAGTGAATATAGATTCCTGCCAATCTGATAAATAG
- a CDS encoding putative ATP-dependent zinc protease: MEMDDLRNIFLYSEREKRVLESFDIDTSYFIPFLFSLKNGGSWSYSTDTASSVSVKKVTTVYDDKRKEGYTEEEIYLFIDPEICKREGSVTRLEKCGRKDQRVAVKRPYHIEVTASRVFLATVNPYNKKIIIRELMQNTVQFTGSPAYNMDHEMEHILQKGIKGIELWNFDFVTEK; this comes from the coding sequence ATGGAAATGGATGACCTCAGGAACATATTCCTGTATTCTGAAAGAGAAAAAAGAGTGCTGGAAAGTTTTGATATAGATACTTCTTATTTTATCCCCTTCCTATTCTCATTAAAAAATGGTGGTTCCTGGAGCTATTCTACAGATACGGCTTCCTCTGTCTCAGTTAAAAAGGTTACTACCGTTTACGATGATAAAAGAAAGGAAGGTTACACAGAAGAAGAGATATATCTGTTCATTGACCCTGAAATATGTAAAAGGGAAGGGAGTGTAACCAGGCTGGAGAAATGTGGACGCAAAGATCAAAGGGTAGCTGTAAAAAGGCCTTATCATATAGAGGTAACCGCTTCCCGTGTATTTCTTGCTACTGTCAATCCCTATAATAAGAAAATAATAATCAGGGAACTAATGCAGAATACTGTACAGTTTACTGGTTCTCCTGCTTATAATATGGATCATGAAATGGAGCATATATTACAAAAGGGCATCAAAGGAATTGAACTTTGGAATTTTGATTTTGTGACCGAAAAGTAA
- a CDS encoding cysteine desulfurase codes for MYDVTSIREDFPVLKDVIYLDSAATTQTPVQVVAAMNDYFYRFAGNYGRGAHRLARETTNHYEESREKVASFLNADHSKIIFTKNTTEGINMVAKGMEWHAGDHIITTLIEHHSNFIPWLNLKRYGIFVDVIEPDSRGIIDPVDIEGAINDNTRLIAISHVSNVFGSIQDIESIIRIAHRNDIQVLVDGAQSAGHMTVDLSALNCDFFATSGHKGLLGPQGTGVMYIKDPDDLEPVYLGGGTVHGVGIDSFELEPFPGRFEAGTPNIPGVIGLGRSIEYIQDIGIKNIEKHENELTEYAISRLSEIPMVEIYGPDNRAGVIPFSISGMNSHDVAMIMDETKRICVRSGYHCAMPAIEFLKLDGAVRASFGLYNTVKEVDIFADAVGQITSLVS; via the coding sequence ATGTATGATGTGACTTCTATTCGAGAAGATTTTCCGGTTCTAAAAGATGTCATATACCTTGATAGTGCTGCCACCACCCAGACACCTGTTCAGGTTGTGGCAGCGATGAATGATTATTTCTATAGATTTGCAGGAAACTATGGCAGGGGAGCTCACCGTCTTGCCAGAGAAACAACCAATCATTATGAAGAGTCCCGGGAGAAGGTGGCATCATTTCTCAATGCAGATCATTCAAAGATCATATTTACAAAAAACACGACTGAAGGGATCAACATGGTTGCAAAAGGGATGGAATGGCATGCTGGTGACCATATAATAACAACTCTTATAGAGCACCATTCAAACTTTATTCCATGGCTTAATCTGAAGCGTTATGGTATTTTTGTTGATGTAATTGAGCCTGATAGCAGAGGTATCATTGATCCTGTCGATATAGAAGGAGCCATAAACGATAATACAAGATTGATAGCTATCAGCCATGTTTCAAATGTATTTGGATCAATTCAGGACATTGAATCAATAATCCGGATCGCACATAGAAATGATATTCAGGTGCTGGTTGACGGTGCCCAGTCAGCAGGGCATATGACAGTGGACCTTTCGGCTCTTAATTGTGATTTTTTTGCAACTTCTGGGCACAAGGGACTTCTTGGTCCTCAGGGAACAGGTGTTATGTACATAAAAGATCCTGATGATCTTGAACCCGTATATCTGGGAGGAGGAACTGTACACGGTGTTGGAATTGATTCTTTTGAACTGGAACCTTTCCCTGGCAGATTTGAAGCTGGAACTCCAAATATTCCTGGTGTGATCGGACTTGGAAGATCAATTGAATATATACAGGACATAGGGATTAAGAATATTGAAAAACATGAAAATGAACTTACAGAATATGCTATTTCAAGACTTTCAGAAATACCGATGGTGGAAATATACGGGCCTGATAACAGAGCTGGTGTGATTCCGTTTAGTATATCTGGCATGAACTCACATGATGTTGCAATGATCATGGATGAAACAAAACGTATCTGTGTCAGAAGTGGCTATCATTGTGCAATGCCTGCTATTGAGTTTTTGAAACTGGATGGGGCTGTGAGAGCATCATTTGGGCTATATAATACTGTAAAAGAGGTGGACATATTTGCAGATGCTGTAGGTCAGATCACATCTCTTGTATCATAA
- a CDS encoding YcaO-related McrA-glycine thioamidation protein translates to MSHITIDPSLTYTSGTQRVFDEKRTLEIIEKDLKRIGVTRIANITDLDRIGIPVYSAIRPGAASGAISIYSGKGFTHNQARISAMMESFERCLAERASENANIQDDADLINFIDTYENVVQEKVALDPLNLLLPEPINPENLIEWTQGFDLLNDQDCYVPSNAVYHPYNPPGRSHKLFRSNTNGLAAGNVIEEAVLHGILEVIERDALSIAEFNRNPGKEIILTPGDGINYELIQMFHKAGVDIKIWLLPHDTGIPTVVAATDDVHLKDPAMLVMGAGSHLKPEIAIRRALSEAAQSRLVQIHGAREDTDRERFVRQIGYERIKRMNKYWYVDGDTITTEDIQDLSGNSPADNIYTLVKELEGLTDSIVITDLSRKSINVPVVRVIIPGFEQYTLDRERVGKRMKTGKKRRLSREERPWRQRRK, encoded by the coding sequence ATGTCTCACATAACCATAGACCCATCTCTTACATACACAAGCGGTACCCAGAGAGTGTTTGATGAAAAAAGAACGCTTGAAATTATAGAGAAGGACTTAAAAAGGATTGGAGTTACAAGAATCGCAAATATAACCGATCTTGATCGAATAGGTATCCCGGTATACTCTGCGATACGTCCAGGTGCTGCCAGTGGTGCGATCTCCATTTATTCTGGTAAAGGTTTTACTCATAATCAAGCCCGGATATCTGCAATGATGGAAAGTTTTGAGCGCTGCCTTGCCGAAAGGGCGTCTGAGAACGCAAATATCCAGGATGATGCTGACCTGATCAACTTTATTGATACCTATGAAAATGTAGTTCAGGAAAAGGTAGCATTAGATCCATTAAATCTCCTTCTACCTGAACCAATTAATCCTGAAAATCTTATTGAATGGACCCAGGGTTTTGATCTATTAAACGATCAGGATTGCTATGTTCCTTCAAATGCAGTATATCATCCATATAATCCACCTGGCAGATCGCATAAACTATTCAGAAGTAACACTAACGGACTGGCGGCCGGAAATGTAATAGAAGAAGCGGTTCTTCACGGAATTCTGGAAGTTATAGAAAGGGATGCACTAAGCATTGCTGAATTTAATAGAAATCCTGGAAAGGAGATTATACTAACTCCTGGTGATGGGATAAATTATGAACTTATACAGATGTTCCATAAAGCAGGGGTGGATATTAAAATATGGTTACTTCCACACGATACAGGCATTCCAACAGTTGTAGCAGCAACAGATGATGTTCATCTGAAAGATCCTGCAATGCTTGTAATGGGTGCAGGCTCCCATCTTAAGCCAGAAATTGCAATTAGGAGAGCACTTTCAGAAGCTGCACAGTCAAGGCTGGTTCAAATACATGGTGCCCGTGAAGATACAGATAGAGAAAGGTTTGTTCGCCAGATCGGTTATGAACGTATCAAGCGCATGAACAAATACTGGTATGTAGACGGAGATACTATAACAACTGAAGATATTCAGGATCTTTCAGGAAATTCCCCTGCAGACAATATATATACATTGGTCAAAGAATTGGAGGGACTTACAGATAGCATAGTAATAACAGATCTATCAAGAAAAAGCATCAATGTACCTGTTGTCAGGGTAATAATTCCTGGCTTTGAACAATATACCCTGGATCGGGAAAGAGTTGGAAAAAGGATGAAAACCGGTAAGAAACGCCGCCTTTCCAGAGAAGAGCGTCCATGGAGACAGAGACGAAAATGA
- a CDS encoding TfuA-related McrA-glycine thioamidation protein, which translates to MNDNSPKIVVFTGTSISHSDAGEILEAVYMPPVQRCDVERSVKAGYNIIGIIDGTFFNRTAVAHREIIKAIRNGVIVIGGASMGALRASELDTYGMIGTGKIYEWYRNGVLDADDEVAVATNPDTYEAVSSPMVNIRQTLLHACEKQIIDDSIKEILIQIGKQMHYTYRSYMGIMRKAADEEIISADLAEDLLEFCINNEVDIKRKDALKVLERIKEIAGHEQ; encoded by the coding sequence ATGAATGACAATAGCCCAAAGATTGTTGTATTTACAGGAACCAGTATATCCCATTCAGATGCAGGTGAAATACTGGAAGCGGTTTACATGCCACCAGTGCAGAGATGTGATGTTGAAAGATCCGTAAAGGCAGGATACAATATTATCGGTATCATAGACGGAACTTTCTTTAACAGAACTGCAGTTGCTCACCGTGAGATCATAAAAGCAATTCGTAATGGTGTTATTGTCATAGGAGGTGCAAGTATGGGTGCTCTGAGGGCTTCAGAACTGGATACGTATGGTATGATCGGTACTGGTAAGATATATGAATGGTACCGTAATGGAGTACTTGACGCAGACGATGAGGTTGCTGTAGCAACAAACCCTGATACCTATGAAGCAGTCTCTTCCCCGATGGTCAATATCAGACAGACCCTCCTGCATGCCTGTGAAAAACAGATTATCGATGATTCTATCAAAGAGATTCTTATTCAGATAGGAAAACAAATGCATTATACATATCGCAGCTATATGGGGATTATGAGAAAAGCAGCAGACGAGGAGATTATATCTGCAGATCTTGCAGAGGATCTACTTGAATTCTGTATTAACAATGAAGTGGATATTAAAAGAAAAGATGCATTGAAAGTGCTTGAAAGGATAAAGGAAATTGCAGGACATGAACAGTAG
- a CDS encoding DUF169 domain-containing protein → MDIDKMNKMGRELIDIFNLDTSPVSISLIPSTHDVPEGIQRLEDPSRHCQMIDNVRREGISFYTFVDDHKCKGGAAAIGLCAMSQSLETGDFYYKLKRFNTINAARRTMQQIPVIPPESIKSIVYAPLEKTSLEPDVVVIISNPEKIMKISQSMLYKHGGRVNASFAGIQSLCADSVAQPYLYGTAGVTIGCSGSRKYTQIKDSEMIIGIPAEQLEDLVEAAKKMFPPKAD, encoded by the coding sequence ATGGATATTGATAAAATGAACAAGATGGGACGTGAGCTGATAGATATATTTAATCTGGACACATCACCTGTATCGATATCCCTCATTCCATCAACGCATGATGTACCTGAGGGAATCCAGAGACTGGAAGATCCTTCACGCCACTGTCAGATGATAGATAATGTGAGACGTGAAGGCATATCATTTTATACCTTTGTAGATGACCACAAATGCAAGGGTGGCGCGGCTGCTATTGGGCTATGTGCCATGTCTCAATCTCTTGAGACCGGAGATTTCTACTATAAACTTAAAAGATTCAACACCATCAACGCAGCCAGACGTACAATGCAGCAGATTCCGGTTATTCCTCCTGAATCGATCAAATCAATTGTATATGCACCCCTTGAAAAAACGTCTCTGGAACCTGATGTGGTTGTAATCATTTCAAATCCTGAAAAAATAATGAAGATCTCACAGAGCATGCTTTACAAGCATGGAGGAAGAGTCAATGCCAGTTTCGCAGGTATACAAAGCCTTTGTGCAGACAGTGTTGCACAGCCCTATCTTTACGGAACTGCAGGAGTAACCATAGGATGTAGTGGAAGCCGCAAATACACTCAGATAAAAGATAGTGAAATGATAATAGGTATTCCTGCAGAGCAGCTGGAGGATCTGGTTGAGGCAGCAAAGAAAATGTTCCCTCCAAAGGCAGATTGA
- a CDS encoding metal-dependent transcriptional regulator: protein MSNITGLELSSRKIDYLKYLFGKEGSIRTTQISKQLQVDPSTATKTLQELNAEGYVDHIPYRGVKLTDIGREYAEFSIRRHRILSLMLSHYGIKGEDACREVSRFESKVSKEAIDRICKSMGHPTTSICGLISHKECENHSDNKC from the coding sequence ATGAGTAATATTACAGGTCTAGAACTTTCGTCCAGAAAAATTGATTATCTTAAATATCTTTTTGGAAAAGAAGGAAGTATCAGGACCACCCAGATATCAAAGCAGCTCCAGGTAGATCCCTCGACTGCAACTAAGACATTGCAGGAACTCAATGCTGAAGGATACGTGGACCATATCCCCTATCGCGGTGTTAAATTGACCGATATTGGAAGGGAGTATGCAGAATTTTCCATACGCAGACATCGGATACTGAGTCTTATGCTGAGCCATTATGGAATAAAGGGGGAAGATGCATGCAGAGAAGTATCAAGGTTTGAAAGCAAAGTTTCAAAGGAGGCCATTGATCGTATTTGTAAATCAATGGGTCATCCAACAACAAGTATTTGCGGTTTGATCAGTCACAAAGAATGTGAAAACCACTCAGATAATAAGTGTTAA
- a CDS encoding endonuclease NucS domain-containing protein, producing MHKYFLYRPKNDCDESIDQLEELLEKISNKHDIEYHVIDIEHMTSQQKEELLESLRIISRREGIKVVSSGKGPLPVSRSGKLNNIPVIVRVENGKNIDVFPHVKNGKRIEPIPHLKKMFMAKAPSECIIDESITEEDISRMITSYPDLIDNDLMFLDTEVEVEGGRIDAVFKNTRDEYTLVEIEIEANDNAIAQVQRFKIPYSQKYNIPLDSIKLCIVCADIKKSRITACRTAGIEVYKLNLLKLTD from the coding sequence ATGCATAAATATTTTCTTTATAGGCCCAAAAATGACTGTGATGAAAGTATAGACCAACTTGAAGAGCTTCTTGAAAAAATTTCGAACAAACATGATATCGAATATCATGTGATTGATATCGAACACATGACTTCTCAGCAAAAGGAAGAACTCCTTGAATCCCTGCGAATAATAAGCCGCAGGGAAGGAATAAAAGTAGTCAGCAGTGGCAAGGGTCCGCTACCAGTATCCAGATCCGGTAAATTGAATAATATTCCAGTAATTGTGAGAGTTGAAAATGGAAAGAACATTGATGTATTTCCCCATGTTAAGAACGGAAAAAGAATAGAACCTATCCCCCACCTGAAAAAGATGTTTATGGCAAAGGCTCCATCTGAATGTATTATTGATGAGAGCATCACAGAAGAGGATATATCCCGCATGATCACATCCTACCCTGATCTGATAGACAATGATCTGATGTTTCTGGACACTGAGGTCGAAGTAGAGGGAGGGAGAATAGATGCTGTATTCAAAAATACCCGGGATGAATACACACTTGTTGAAATCGAAATTGAAGCTAATGATAATGCCATTGCCCAGGTTCAGCGATTTAAAATTCCCTATTCTCAAAAATATAACATTCCTCTTGATAGCATAAAGCTCTGCATTGTTTGTGCAGATATCAAAAAAAGCAGGATCACAGCCTGCAGAACAGCCGGTATTGAAGTATATAAACTGAACCTGCTGAAGTTAACGGATTGA
- a CDS encoding ammonium transporter family protein → MGNSMFRGTLLLILVMCLVNLLVPAVSADLTTPTGQEGLTEDMTHLEDELHKYHKNMDVWFMLMLVAFLMLFIKKFEWGICLATLLVLAGSFITYMAIQQFVFGEPWSQDLMILSIFCSITVVIAIGVFLGTVKMWQYFLAGILFAPAWIAIDWFMFGYLEGVVDPGGSMLVHMVAAYWGWGVILALREKRAFNEPMDTSTHSISFVWLASMLLFVLWPSFVTALLPADLVNWGMFTAYMAGLGSIIAAYFTCMLLQKRVDPLVYTYALLAGLVAIGSPLISVDPWTALGIGLVAGTVSVFCFVKLHPWLCEKAGVLDVMGVHNLHGVPGIVGAIFGAIFAAGMVNIISLVGVLILSLVTGAITGLILKATRGDMDESLMFSDNADFLGWKPEPVVTEDGKVVAPASRSGEKILNE, encoded by the coding sequence ATGGGAAATTCAATGTTTCGAGGAACATTATTACTTATCCTTGTAATGTGCCTTGTTAACCTGCTGGTTCCTGCTGTTTCAGCAGATCTGACAACACCAACAGGTCAGGAAGGCCTTACTGAAGATATGACTCATCTGGAAGATGAGTTACATAAATACCATAAGAACATGGATGTCTGGTTCATGTTAATGCTTGTGGCTTTCCTCATGCTTTTCATCAAGAAGTTCGAATGGGGAATATGTCTTGCCACATTGCTTGTTCTTGCTGGAAGCTTCATAACATATATGGCAATACAGCAGTTCGTATTTGGAGAACCATGGAGCCAGGATTTAATGATCCTGAGCATATTCTGTTCCATTACGGTTGTGATTGCGATCGGGGTGTTTTTGGGCACTGTCAAAATGTGGCAGTATTTCCTGGCAGGAATACTATTTGCTCCAGCCTGGATTGCAATAGATTGGTTTATGTTTGGATATCTTGAAGGTGTTGTTGATCCTGGAGGATCAATGCTTGTTCACATGGTAGCCGCCTACTGGGGCTGGGGTGTAATACTAGCACTCAGAGAAAAGAGAGCATTCAATGAACCCATGGATACGTCTACACATAGTATATCTTTTGTCTGGCTTGCATCCATGCTATTGTTTGTACTCTGGCCTTCGTTCGTAACTGCTCTCTTGCCTGCAGATCTTGTAAACTGGGGTATGTTCACAGCTTACATGGCAGGACTGGGATCAATAATTGCAGCATATTTTACATGCATGCTACTTCAGAAAAGGGTTGATCCGCTTGTTTATACATATGCACTGCTGGCAGGTCTGGTGGCTATAGGGTCTCCACTTATATCGGTTGATCCATGGACTGCACTGGGAATCGGTCTGGTTGCAGGTACAGTTTCAGTGTTCTGTTTTGTGAAACTACATCCATGGCTATGTGAAAAGGCAGGTGTACTGGATGTAATGGGTGTACACAACCTTCACGGTGTCCCTGGTATAGTGGGAGCTATATTCGGAGCGATTTTCGCTGCTGGAATGGTCAACATCATCAGTCTTGTAGGAGTTCTCATCCTCTCTCTTGTTACAGGAGCAATAACAGGTCTTATTCTGAAAGCTACAAGAGGAGATATGGATGAATCCTTGATGTTCAGTGATAATGCTGACTTCCTTGGATGGAAACCAGAACCAGTTGTAACTGAAGATGGTAAAGTGGTGGCACCAGCCAGCAGATCCGGTGAAAAAATACTGAATGAATAA
- a CDS encoding methyltransferase cognate corrinoid protein, giving the protein MGKQEMLDKLKDAIVNQDIEGAKKGAQEALDSGIGPFEAINSGLAEGMKIVGDKFEAAELYLPQIMMSSKAMNAAMQILTPELEKEMEGEEGVGLAITYVQEGDIHDIGHRLVSTMLGANGFEILDLGVDVANENLIEEVAKHKGKKVILVGSALMTTSMLSQKETIEMLEDEGLRDKVKVMFGGAPVSQEWIEEIGADATAENAAEAARTALKLMK; this is encoded by the coding sequence ATGGGAAAACAGGAAATGTTAGATAAATTGAAAGACGCAATTGTTAATCAGGATATTGAAGGTGCAAAGAAGGGTGCCCAGGAAGCCCTTGACTCTGGCATAGGTCCTTTTGAAGCTATCAACTCTGGCCTTGCCGAGGGTATGAAGATCGTAGGAGATAAATTCGAAGCTGCTGAACTCTACCTTCCTCAGATCATGATGTCCTCCAAGGCCATGAACGCTGCCATGCAGATTCTGACTCCTGAGCTTGAGAAGGAAATGGAAGGAGAAGAAGGTGTAGGTCTTGCCATCACCTATGTCCAGGAAGGAGATATTCACGATATTGGTCACAGACTAGTTTCCACCATGCTTGGTGCAAACGGTTTTGAGATCCTGGATCTTGGTGTGGATGTAGCAAACGAGAATCTGATTGAAGAGGTTGCCAAGCACAAGGGTAAGAAGGTAATTCTAGTCGGTTCTGCTCTAATGACCACTTCCATGCTCAGCCAGAAAGAGACCATTGAAATGCTTGAAGATGAAGGTCTTCGTGACAAGGTCAAGGTAATGTTTGGCGGTGCCCCTGTCTCCCAGGAATGGATTGAGGAAATCGGTGCTGATGCAACTGCAGAAAACGCAGCTGAAGCTGCCCGAACTGCTCTTAAACTCATGAAATAA
- a CDS encoding methyltransferase cognate corrinoid protein, giving the protein MGKQEMLDKLKDAIVNQDIEGAKKGAQEALDSGIGPFEAINSGLAEGMKIVGDKFEAAELYLPQIMMSSKAMNAAMQILTPELEKEMEGEEGVGLAITYVQEGDIHDIGHRLVSTMLGANGFEILDLGVDVANENLIEEVAKHKGKKVILVGSALMTTSMLSQKETIEMLEDEGLRDKVKVMFGGAPVSQEWIEEIGADATAENAAEAARTALKLMK; this is encoded by the coding sequence ATGGGAAAACAGGAAATGTTAGATAAATTGAAAGACGCAATTGTTAATCAGGATATTGAAGGTGCAAAGAAGGGTGCTCAGGAAGCCCTTGACTCTGGCATAGGTCCTTTTGAAGCTATCAACTCCGGTCTTGCCGAGGGTATGAAGATTGTAGGAGATAAATTCGAAGCTGCTGAACTCTACCTTCCTCAGATCATGATGTCCTCCAAGGCCATGAACGCTGCCATGCAGATTTTGACTCCTGAGCTTGAGAAGGAAATGGAAGGAGAAGAAGGTGTAGGTCTTGCCATCACCTATGTCCAGGAAGGAGATATTCACGATATTGGTCACAGACTAGTTTCCACCATGCTTGGTGCAAACGGTTTTGAGATCCTGGATCTTGGTGTGGATGTAGCAAACGAGAATCTGATTGAAGAGGTTGCCAAGCACAAGGGTAAGAAGGTAATTCTAGTCGGTTCTGCTCTTATGACCACTTCCATGCTCAGCCAGAAAGAGACCATTGAAATGCTTGAAGATGAAGGTCTTCGTGACAAGGTCAAGGTAATGTTTGGCGGTGCCCCTGTCTCCCAGGAATGGATTGAGGAAATCGGTGCTGATGCAACTGCAGAAAACGCAGCTGAAGCTGCCCGAACTGCTCTTAAACTCATGAAATAA